From the Vicingaceae bacterium genome, the window AGAAGTATTTCTCACACAAACACAATTACAAATTGTCAACTCAGCCGGAGATCTTGAATTAAGCGGTCAAATTATTGATTTCTCTATTTCTCCGGTAGCAATCTCCTCTAATGATCTGGCTTCAAAAAATAGAGTAACCATGACCGTAAAAGTGAAATTCTCTAATCATAAAAACCCGGAAGACAATTTTGAGACCACATTTTCAAGATTTGCCGATTTTGATGCAACCCAAAGTTTTTCTGCCGTCGAATCAGATATTATGAAAGACATTTATCAACAATTGGCTCAAGATATTTTCAACCGTTCGCTTGGAAACTGGTAATACTATGCTTCCATCCGGCAACATATCAGAACAATTGATAAACGACCTGGATCAATGGGGCGACCGAATCAGACAATTGCCACAATCTAAAAAATCGCCCTATTTTGGTTTGATTTATGTGATACAATATATCGACGACCTGAAAAACGGGGACATCTCACCCGAATCAATTCCCTTCTCTTTGGAAATGGCTTCTTTGTATTTTAATCAAAGGGAATTTTTGTTTCAATTACACAAATATTATATCTCTAAGCTAAGAAAATCGGATAAAGAGACGGGCATTGATCCCAAAACCGGTGTTTTGCAATTGCAAAACACAGACAATCCCCCCATTACTAACAATGTTTATAACAACAATAACACCATTGACAAAACCACACAACCCACAAACACTATATCCTCCCAAGAAGACAATACCATACAACAAACCGACAAAGAATCGGCACAAAAAGAAACTGACAACATCATCGGTTCCGATAGTAATGATAATGAAAAAAACACACGACAAGAAGACAACGAAGCTCCATCCGAAGAGAATAAAACAAATGGACCTGCTCCGGAATCTCAGGAATTACCTGCAACAACAGATCCATTGGAACAGTTAATTATTACCGAAACGATATCCCAAGTAAACCCATTGCAAGAAATGCCAACTGAACCCGAAACGCAACAGGAAATAACCGAAAGTAAAGATGAAATCTTAGATGACACCCAAAAGACCTATACCGAATGGCTGAAATTGTTGGATAAAAATCAAGCAGCTCAAAAGAAACTCGATATAGAAGAAAAGACACAAGACAAAAAGTCATCAGACCGTGTAAAAACTTCAGAAATTGAATCTCTCATTGAAAAATTATCACAAAAAGGAGAGAAAATATCCATTCCTCAACAAAGGGAACAAAAAAAGTTTTTCAAACCACAAGATTATGCCAAAAAAAGCATAGAAGAAACCGACGATTTGATTACGGAAACTTTGGCTAAAATCTATGTGCAACAAGGAAACTATGAAAAAGCAATAAGTGCTTATGAAAAATTGATGTTGAAAATTCCCGAAAAAAAACTTTATTTTGCAGGCCAAATTGAATTAATCAAAAAACAATCAAAAAAATAAAACTATGTTGTACTTTTTGCTTACCTTGATATTAATTATCTCAGTGTTGTTGATTTTGGTAATTATCGTGCAAAACCCCAAAGGCGGTTTAGCAGCCAACTTCACATCGAGCAATCAATTTTTGGGCGTACGTCAAACAGCCGAATTGATTGAAAAGGTAACCTGGACCCTGGGAATTGCACTCATTGTATTAAGTGTCATTACTTCCGGATTATATTCATCACAAAGCAACCGGGCAGATAATGAACAAATCAGAGAATCTAAAATTCAAAAGCAAATAGAAGAATCTGAATTGCCTGTAGTTCCAAATAACATTCCATCACCTGCTGAAAACAATCAAGAATAATTTGTCTTTAATACTATCAAAAAGACACAATGTCAGCCAATGGCTGACATTTTTTGTTTAATTCTGAAATTTTGTCTTTGTTTTAAGCATTAAATCTCTCTGGCACAAAAAATGCAATTTATAGAACGAAACCCAAAA encodes:
- the secG gene encoding preprotein translocase subunit SecG is translated as MLYFLLTLILIISVLLILVIIVQNPKGGLAANFTSSNQFLGVRQTAELIEKVTWTLGIALIVLSVITSGLYSSQSNRADNEQIRESKIQKQIEESELPVVPNNIPSPAENNQE